One Candidatus Nanopelagicales bacterium genomic window, AACGTGTACTTGTTCTCATCGAGCAGCCCGTAGCTCTTCTCGGAGATGACGGGCGCGATGAGGATGTCGCGGGGGTCGTCGATCCTCACTTCGCGTCCTCCTGCTCCGCCTCGGTCGAGGTCGCCACGGCCTTGGCGCCCTTGCCGGTCGCGGGACCGGCGAGGAACGCGTCGAGCGCGGCCTTGGTGAACACGACGTCGTCACTGCACAGGACGTCGTAGGTGTTGAGCTGGTCGGCGACCAGCAGGTGCACCGACGGCACGTTGCGCAGGCTCTTCCACGCCACGTCGTCGTCGCGGTCGACCACGACGAGCACGTTGCGGGAGGTCGCCACCGAGGCGATCGCCTTGGCCGCGTCCTTGGTCGACGGCGAGCCGCCGGAGACCACCTCGCTGAGCACGTGCACGCGCCCGTCGCGCGCCCGGTCCGACAGCGCGCCGCGGAGGGCGGCGGCCTTCATCTTCTTGGGCGTCTTCTGGGCGTAGTCGCGCGGCGTCGGTCCGTGGACCACGCCGCCGCCGGCGAACTGGGGCGCGCGGGTCGAGCCCTGGCGGGCGCGGCCGGTGCCCTTCTGCCGGTACGGCTTGCGGCCACCGCCGCGGACCTCGCCGCGGGACTTGGTGTCCGCGGTGCCCTGGCGCGCGGCCGCGAGCTGGGCGACGACGACCTGGTGGATCAGCGGCACGTTGACCTGCACGTCGAACACCTCGGCGGGCAGCTCGACGGTGCCGGACGTGGTGCCGGCCGGCGTCTTGACGTCGACGCTGGTCATGGTCAGGCCCCCTTCGCGGCGGTCCGGACCAGGACGAGCCCGCCCTTGGGGCCGGGAACGGCGCCCTTGAGCAGGATCAGACCCTGGTCGGCGTCCACGGCGTGGACGGTGAGGTTCTGGGTGGTCTGGCGCACGCCGCCCATCCGGCCGGCCATCCGCACGCCCTTGAAGACGCGGCCCGGAGTGGCGCAGCCGCCGATGGAGCCCGGCGAGCGGTGCTTGCGCTCGACACCGTGCGAGGCGCGCAGGCCGTGGAAGCCGTGCCGCTTCATCACGCCCGCGAAGCCCTTGCCCTTGGTGGTGCCGACGACGTCGACGACCTGGCCGGCCTCGAACGTCTCGGCGGTGACCTCCTGGCCCAGCGTGTACTCGCTGGCGTCGGAGGTCCGCAGCTCCACCAGGTGCCGCCGCGGGGTCACGCCGGCGCGCTCGAAGTGGCCGGCCTGGGGCTTGGTCACCTTGCGCGGGTCGATCGCGCCGTAGGCGATCTGCACGGCCGAGTAGCCGTCGGTGTCCGGGGTGCGGACCTGCGTGACGACGCACGGCCCGGCCTTGATGACGGTGACCGGGACGATCTTGTTGTCGGCGTCCCAGACCTGCGTCATGCCGAGCTTCTCGCCGAGCACGCCCTTGACGGCCACGCCCTTGTCCTTGCTGCTCATGATCGGCGTGTCCCTTAGAGCTTGATCTCGATGTCGACGCCCGCCGGCAGGTCGAGTCGCATGAGCGAGTCGACCGTCTTCGGCGTGGGGTCGAGGATGTCGATGAGTCGCTTGTGCGTGCGCATCTCGAAGTGCTCGCGACTGTCCTTGTACTTGTGCGGCGAGCGGATGACGCAGTACACGTTCTTCTCCGTCGGCAGCGGCACCGGGCCCGCGACCTGAGCGCCCGTGCGAGTCACCGTCTCGACGATCTTCTTCGCCGAGCTGTCGATGATCTCGTGGTCGTAGGCCTTGAGCCGGATGCGGATCTTCTGTCCCGCCATGGTGGCTTCGGTGTCCTTCTCGTTCTCGTGCCGCTGGTGAGGAGTGCGCCCCGGGTGGCGGCCCGTTGCCGAGCCGCCACCCGAGATGCGGGGTGCTACTTGATGATCTTCGTGACCCGACCGGCGCCGACGGTGCGGCCGCCCTCGCGGATGGCGAAGCGCAGGCCCTCCTCCATCGCGATCGGCTGGATCATGTCGACCTTCATGTCGGTGTTGTCGCCCGGCATGACCATGTCCTTGCCCTCGGGGAGGGTCACGACGCCGGTCACGTCCGTGGTACGGAAGTAGAACTGCGGGCGGTAGTTGTTGAAGAACGGCGTGTGCCGGCCGCCCTCGTCCTTGGACAGGATGTAGACCTGCGCCTCGAACTCGGTGTGCGGGGTGATCGAGCCCGGCTTGCAGACGACCTGGCCGCGCTCGACGTCGTCGCGCTTGGTGCCGCGCAGGAGCAGGCCGACGTTCTCACCGGCCTGGCCCTCGTCGAGCAGCTTGCGGAACATCTCGACGCCGGTGACGGTGGTCCTGCTCGACTCCGGGCGGATGCCGACGATCTCGACCTCCTCGTTCACCTTGACCACACCGCGCTCGATGCGGCCGGTGACCACGGTGCCGCGGCCGGTGATGGTGAACACGTCCTCGATCGGCATGAGGAACGGCTTGTCGATCTCACGCTCGGGGGTCGGGATGTAGGAGTCGACCGCGTTCATGAGCTCCATGATCGAGTCCGCCCAGGCGTCGTCGCCCTCGAGCGCCTTCAGCGCCGAGACGCGCACGACCGGGATGTCGTCGCCGGGGAACTCGTAGGTCGACAGCAGCTCGCGGACCTCCAGCTCGACGAGCTCGAGGATCTCCTCGTCGTCGACCATGTCGGCCTTGTTGAGCGCCACCACGATCGACGGCACGCCCACCTGGCGGGCCAGGAGCACGTGCTCCTTGGTCTGCGGCATCGGGCCGTCGGTCGCCGCGACCACCAGGATCGCGCCGTCCATCTGCGCGGCACCGGTGATCATGTTCTTGATGTAGTCGGCGTGACCGGGGCAGTCGACGTGCGCGTAGTGACGGGCCTCGGTCTGGTACTCGACGTGCGCGATCGAGATCGTGATGCCGCGCTGACGCTCCTCGGGAGCCTTGTCGATCATGTCGAACGGCGTGAACGGGTTCACGTCCGGGTACTTGTCGTGCAGCACCTTGGTGATCGCCGCGGTCAGCGTCGTCTTGCCGTGGTCGATGTGACCGATGGTGCCGATGTTGACGTGCGGCTTGGTCCGCTCGAACTTCGCCTTCGCCACGGGAGGGTCCTCCTGGGTTCTCGTCTGCTTCGCCGTCCGACGTCGCGGATCGGTGGGTCTGGTGGTTGGGGTGGTGCTGTGATCCGCGACTACTCGCCGCGAGCCTTCGCGATAATCTCGGTGGCCACGTTCTGCGGCACCTGGGCGTACGAGTCGAACTGCATGGAGTAGCTGGCCCGGCCCTGCGTCTTGCTGCGCAGGTCGCCGACGTAGCCGAACATCTCCGACAGCGGCACCAGGGCCTTCACGACCCGGGCACCGGCCCGCTCCTCCATCGCCTGGATGTGCCCGCGGCGGGAGTTCAGGTCGCCGATGACGTCGCCCATGAAGTCCTCGGGCGTGGTGACCTCCACGGCCATCATCGGCTCGAGCAGGACCGGGGCGGCCCGGCGTGCCGCCTCCTTGAACGCCATGGAGCCGGCGATCTTGAAGGCGAGCTCGGAGGAGTCGACGTCGTGGTAGGCGCCGTCGAGCAGGGTGACCTTGACGTCGACCATCGGGTAGCCGGCGAGCACGCCGTACTCCATGGCCTCCTGGCAGCCCGCGTCGACCGACGGGATGTACTCCCGCGGGATGCGGCCGCCGGTCACCTTGTTGGCGAACTCGTAGCCGCCGTCGCCGCCACCGGTCGGCTCGACCGAGATGATGACGCGGCCGAACTGGCCGGAGCCACCGGTCTGCTTCTTGTGGGTGTACTCGACCTTGTCGACGGCCTTGGTGATCGTCTCGCGGTAGGCGACCTGCGGCTTGCCGACGTTGGCCTCGACCTTGAACTCGCGGCGCATGCGGTCGACCAGCACCTCCAGGTGCAGCTCGCCCATGCCCGCGATGATCGTCTGGCCGGTCTCCTCGTCGGTGCGGACCTGGAAGGTGGGGTCCTCCTCGGCCAGCCGCTGGATGGCGGTGGCCAGCTTGTCCTGGTCGCTCTTGGTCTTCGGCTCGATGGCCACGTGGATGACCGGGGCCGGGAAAGTCATCGACTCCAGCACGACCGGGTTGGCCGGGTCGCACAGCGTCTCGCCGGTGGTGGTGTCCTTCAGGCCCATCACCGCGACGATCTGGCCGGCGCCCACCGACGAGATCTCCTCACGCTTGTTCGCGTGCATCCGGTAGATCTTGCCGATCCGCTCCTTGCGGTCCTTGGTCGCGTTGAGCACCTGCGTGCCCGCGGTGAGGATGCCGGAGTAGACGCGGATGTAGGTGAGCTTGCCCAGGTGCGGGTCGCTCATGATCTTGAACGCGAGGGCGGCGAAGGGGGCCTCGTCGCTGGGCTCGCGGGTGATCACGACCTCCTCGTCACCCTGCTTGTGGCCCTCGACCGCGGACACGTCCATCGGCGAGGGGAGGTACTCCACGACGGCGTCGAGCATGGGCTGCACGCCCTTGTTCTTGAACGCCGAGCCGGTGAGGACCGGGGTGAGCTTGCCGGCGATGGTCGCGCGCCGGATGGCCGCGTTGAGCTCCTCGACGGTGGGCTCGATGCCCTCGAGGTACTTCTCCATCATCTCGTCGTCGGCCTCGGCGATGGTCTCCAGCAGCCGGTCGCGCCAGTCTCGGGCGGCCTCGGCGTGCGACGCCGGGATCTCCTCGACGACGTAGTCCTCGCCCTTCTGGGTCTCGCCGGGCCACACCAGCGCGCGCATGCCGACCAGGTCCACGACGCCGCGGAAGTCGGCCTCGGCCCCGATCGGGATCTGCAGCACCAGCGGAACCGCGTTGAGGCGGGTGACGATCATGTCGACGCAGCGGTGGAACTCCGCGCCGACCCGGTCCAGCTTGTTGACGAAGCAGATGCGGGGCACGCCGTAGCGGTCGGCCTGGCGCCATACCGTCTCCGACTGCGGCTCCACGCCGGCCACCCCGTCGAACACCGCGACCGCACCGTCGAGCACGCGCAGCGACCGCTCGACCTCGACGGTGAAGTCGACGTGGCCGGGGGTGTCGATGATGTTGATCTGGTAGCCGTGCCAGTGGCAGGTCGTCGCGGCCGACGTGATCGTGATGCCGCGCTCCTGCTCCTGCTCCATCCAGTCCATCGTGGCGGCGCCGTCGTGGACCTCACCGATCTTGTAGTTGATCCCGGTGTAGAACAGGATCCGCTCGGTGGTCGTGGTCTTGCCCGCGTCGATATGGGCCATGATCCCGATGTTGCGGGTCTTGGCCAGGTCGATGGCGGTGTCGGTAGACACGGTGCTTCTACGTCCTTCTCGTGCGGGCGGGCGGTGGCTCGGGGGGCGCGCTTACCAGCGGTAGTGCGCGAAGGCCTTGTTGGACTCGGCCATCTTGTGGGTGTCCTCGCGCTTCTTGACGCTGGCGCCGAGGCCGTTGGAGGCGTCGAGGATCTCGTTCATCAGCCGCTCGGTCATGGTCTTCTCGCGGCGCTGCCGGGAGTAGCCCACCAGCCAGCGCAGGGCCAGCGTGGTGCTGCGGCCGGCGCGGACCTCGACCGGGACCTGGTAGGTCGCGCCGCCGACGCGGCGGCTGCGTACCTCGAGGGTCGGCTTGACGTTGTCCAGCGCGCGCTTGAGCGTCACGACCGGGTCGGTGCCGGTCTTGTCACGGCAGCCCTCCAGGGCGCCGTAGACGATCCGCTCGGCGGTGGAGCGCTTGCCGTCCAGCAGCACCTTGTTGATCAGCTGCGTGACCAGCGGCGAGTGGTAGACCGGGTCGATCACGATCGGCCGCTTGCCCGCGGGGCCCTTGCGCGGCATCAGCTCTTCTCCTTCTTCGCGCCGTAGCGGGACCGCGCCTGCTTGCGGTTCTTCACGCCCTGGGTGTCGAGCGCGCCACGGATGATCTTGTAGCGGACGCCCGGGAGGTCCTTCACGCGGCCGCCGCGCACCAGCACGATCGAGTGCTCCTGCAGGTTGTGGCCCACGCCGGGGATGTAGGCGGTGACCTCGATCTGCGAGGACAGCCGGACGCGGGCGACCTTGCGCAGGGCCGAGTTCGGCTTCTTGGGCGTGGTCGTGTAGACGCGCGTGCACACCCCGCGGCGCTGGGGGCTCCCCTTCAGCGCGGGGGTCTTGTTCTTGGACACCTTGTCCTGGCGGCCCTTGCGGACCAGCTGCTGGATCGTGGGCACCGCGTCTCCGTGATCGTCCGGGGTGTTCGGCTGGTGGTTCGTGCCTGTGGCTCGTGCGGGGTCGTGCTCCCGAGCGGGCTCGGGCGGGTCCGTGCGGTCAGGATGCCCCGCGCGGGAGCGGACCAAACCGTCCGGTTTGCCCGGTTGCGCCCTGGTTTCTCCGACCCCCGCGGTCGGGTGTGTCGCGGTCCAGGCGGACCTCGACGCCATCACCTCGGCGGGGAGGAGGCCGGCGCGCCCGGGGGCACGCACGGCGGCCCGGGGCGTCCCAGGCACGAGGACCGAGGGTACCCGCCGGGCGCCAGCCAGGTCAAAACGCGGGCCGTGGACCGGCCCGGGTGCCCGCACCCTAGCGGGCCCGGCAGGCCCGCGGGGCCCGGACGCGCCGGGTCAGCCGGTGGTGGAGGCGAGCAGGAGCGGGATCAGGACCGCGACCAGCATGACCACGCCGACGACGGCGTACAGACCGATGTTGATCCAGGACACGATCTTGGCCGCGGTCACCATCCCCGCCCCGCCCAGCCGGCCGCCGGAGGCGTCGATCTCCCGCTGCGCCCGCCCGGCGTACACCAGCGCGATGATCGCCGGCAGGATCGGGCAGACCACCCAGGACAGGATCGCCAGGACCAGCGCGACGACCGCGTCGTTGGAGGTCTGCGGGGCCGGCGGGTACGGGTAGCCGCCCGGGTACCCCGTACCGGTCGGCGGGTAGCCGGTCGGCGGGTAGCCGGTCGGCGGGTAGCCGGTCGGCGGGTAGTCGTACGCCGTGCCGGGGTACGGCGCCGGCGCCCCCGGGTAGGGGGTCGCTCCGGGACGGCCGTAGCCGGTCGGCGGCTGGCCCGCCGCCGGGGGCCAGCCACCAGGTCCGGCCGGCGGCGGCAGCGGGGCCGTCGGCTGGGTGCCCGGCGGCTCCGGCGGGGACTGGCCCCAGGGGGAGGTCGCGGACAGGTCCGGGGAGTCGACCCACCCGGAACCGGTCCCGCCCGGGCCGGTCCCGCCCGGGCCGGCGGCGCCCGGACCCGTTCCGCCCGGCTCACCCCAGGACTCCTCCGGCCGCGCCGGGTCCTCCGGTCGGGGGTCCTGGCCGCTCATCGCGCCTCCCGGTGTCTGCGCTGCCGATGTGTCCGCGCTGCCGGTGTGTCCGCCGCGTGGGTCCGCTGCCGGTGCCGACCGCCGGCCGCCATCCTGCCGCATGGACCCTCCGGGGAACGGCGACGGGACCGCCCCCTTCGAAGGGGACGGTCCCGTCGGTGGCGGGAACCCGCGTCAGCGCGAGTAGCCGCCGATGTCGTACTCCTCCAGCGGCACGGCGGTGCCGGTGGACGGGCCGAAGGCCGAGTAGTCCATGTCGTCGTACGCGCTGAACGACGCGTACATGGCGGCCTTGGCCTCCTCGGTGGGCTCGACCCGGATGTTGCGGTAGACCGGCAGGCCGGTGCCGGCCGGGATGAGCTTGCCCAGGATGACGTTCTCCTTCAGGCCGAGCAGGGGGTCGCTCTTGGCGTGGATCGCCGCGTCGGTGAGCACCCGGGTCGTCTCCTGGAAGGAGGCCGCCGACAGCCACGACTCGGTCGCCAGCGACGCCTTGGTGATGCCCATGAGCTCGGGCCGGCCCGAGGCGGGGCTGCCGCCCTCGGCCACCACGCGCCGGTTCTCGCCCTCGAAGATGGACCGCTCGACCAGCTCGCCGGTGAGGAACTCCGCGTCGCCGGAGTCGATGATCGTCACCCGCTTGAGCATCTGCCGGACGATGACCTCGATGTGCTTGTCGTGGATCGACACGCCCTGCGAGCGGTAGACCTCCTGCACCTGGTCGACCAGGTGCAGCTGCACCTGGCGCTGGCCGAGGATGCGCAGCACCTGCTTGGGGTCGACCGCGCCGATGACCAGCTGGTCGCCGACCTGGACGTGCTGGCCGTCCTCGACCAGCAGCCGCGACCGCTTGGAGACGGTGTGCGGCACCTCCTCCGCACCGTCGTCGGGGACGACGACCACCTTGCGGGCCTTGTCGGTCTCCTCGATCCGCACCCGGCCGGTGACCTCGCTGATCGGGGCCACGCCCTTGGGGGTGCGCGCCTCGAACAGCTCGACCACGCGGGGCAGGCCGTGGGTGATGTCCTCACCCGCGACGCCGCCGGTGTGGAACGTCCGCATGGTCAGCTGGGTCCCGGGCTCACCGATGGACTGCGCCGCGATGATGCCGATGGCCTCGCCGACGTCGACCAGCTTCCCGGTGGCCAGCGACCGGCCGTAGCACATGGCGCAGGTGCTGACCTTGCTCTCGCAGGTGAGCACCGACCGGACCCGCACCGACTCGGCGCCGGCGCGGACGAGCTCCTCGACCCGGGTGACCGACAGGTCCTCCCCCGCCGTCCCGACGACCTCGCCGTCGACGACGACGTCGCGGGCGAGCACCCGGGACGCCACCGAGGTGTCGAGCGAGTCCAGCGGCACGACCGTGCCGTCGGCCGCGCGCTCCCCGATCGGCATCTCCAGGCCGCGGTCGGTCCCGCAGTCGATCTCCCGGACGATCACGTCCTGGGAGACGTCCACCAGCCGCCGGGTGAGGTAGCCGGAGTCGGCGGTCCGCAGCGCGGTGTCCGCCAGGCCCTTGCGGGCGCCGTGGGTGGAGATGAAGTACTCCAGCACCGACAGGCCCTCGCGGAAGTTGGACTTGATCGGCCGCGGGATGATCTCGCCCTTGGGGTTGGCCACCAGACCGCGCATGCCGGCGATCTGCCGGACCTGCATGAAGTTACCGCGGGCGCCGGAGTCGACCATCATGAAGACCGGGTTGGTGCGCGGGAAGTGGTCCTGCATGGCCCGGGCCACCTCGTCGGTGGTCCGCGTCCAGATCTCGATCAGCTCCTGCCGGCGCTCGGAGTCGGTGATCAGACCCCGCTCGTACTGCTTCTGGACCTTGTCCGCCTTCTCCTCGGCGGCACCGAGCAGCTCGGACTTGTTCGGCGGGGTGACCACGTCGCTGATCGCGATGGTCACGCCGGAGCGGGTGGCCCAGTGGAAGCCGAGTGCCTTGAGGCTGTCCAGCGTCGAGGCCACGTCGACCTTCGGGTAGCGCTCGGCCAGGTCGTTGACCAGGGCGCCGAGCCGCTTCTTGTCGACGGGGCCGTTGACGTACGGGTAGTCCTCGGGCAGCGCCTCGTTGAACAGGGCGCGGCCCAGCGTGGTCTGCAGCAGGAACGGCTGCCCCGGCTGCCAGCCCTCGGGGGCCTCGAAGCCCAGCGGCGGCACCGTGCCGGTGATCCGCAGCGTGACCGGCGCCTGCAGCGACAGGTCGTTGCCGTCGAAGGCCATCAGCGCCTCGGCCAGCGACCCGAACGCCCGGCCCTCGCCGAGGGCGTCGGCCTGGTCGGCGGTCAGGTGGTAGATGCCCAGCACCATGTCCTGCGTCGGCGTCGTGATCGGGCGACCGTTGGCCGGCGACAGGATGTTGTTGCTGGACAGCATGAGGATGCGGGCCTCGGCCTGTGCCTCCGCCGACAGCGGCAGGTGCACGGCCATCTGGTCGCCGTCGAAGTCCGCGTTGAACGCGGTGCAGACCAGCGGGTGGATCTGGATGGCCTTGCCCTCGATCAGCTGCGGCTCGAACGCCTGGATGCCCAGCCGGTGCAGCGTCGGCGCCCGGTTGAGCAGCACCGGGTGCTCGGCGATGACCTCCTCGAGCACGTCCCACACGACCGGGCGCGAGCGCTCGACCATCCGCTTGGCGGACTTGATGTTCTGGGCGTGGTTGAGGTCCACCAGCCGCTTCATCACGAACGGCTTGAACAGCTCCAACGCCATCTGCTTGGGCAGGCCGCACTGGTGCAGCTGCAGCTGCGGGCCGACCACGATGACCGAGCGGCCGGAGTAGTCGACGCGCTTGCCGAGCAGGTTCTGGCGGAACCGGCCCTGCTTGCCCTTGAGCATGTCCGACAGCGACTTCAGCGGCCGGTTGCCCGGGCCGGTGACCGGACGACCGCGACGGCCGTTGTCGAACAGCGCGTCGACGGCCTCCTGCAGCATCCGCTTCTCGTTGTTGACGATGATCTCGGGCGCGCCGAGGTCGAGCAGGCGCTTGAGCCGGTTGTTGCGGTTGATGACCCGGCGGTACAGGTCGTTGAGGTCGGAGGTCGCGAACCGGCCGCCGTCGAGCTGCACCATCGGGCGCAGGTCCGGCGGGATGACCGGGACGCAGTCCAGCACCATCCCCATCGGGGAGTTGCGGGTGTTGAGGAACGCCGACACGACCTTCAGCCGCTTCAGGGCGCGGGTCTTGCGCTGGCCCTTGCCGGTGCGCACGACCTCGCGCAGCTTCTCCGCCTCGGCCTCGAGGTCGAACGTCTCCAGCCGCTTCTGGATCGCCGCCGCGCCCATGCCGCCGCTGAACCAGCGGCCGTAGCGGTCGCGCATCTCGCGGTAGAGCACCTCGTCGCCCTCGAGGTCCTGGACCTTCAGGCCCCGGAACCGGTCGAAGACGCGGTCGAGCCGGTCGATCTCGGCGTCGGCACGGCGGCGGATCGCGGCCATCTCGCGCTCGGCGGACTCCCGCACCTTGCGCCGGGCGTCGCTCTTGGCGCCCTCGGCCTCGAGCTCGGCCAGGTCGGCCTCGAGCTTCTGCTGACGCGCCTCGACGTCGGAGTCACGACGGTTGGCGATCTGCTGCTTCTCCACCGACAGCTCGGCCTCGAGCGTGGGCAGCGCCTCGTGGCGCCCCTCCTCGTCGACCCAGGTGATCATGTAGGCCGCGAAGTAGATGACCTTCTCGAGGTCCTTGGGCGCGAGGTCCAGCAGGTAGCCCAGCCGGCTCGGGACGCCCTTGAAGTACCAGATGTGCGTGACCGGGGCGGCCAGCTCGATGTGGCCCATCCGCTCCCGGCGCACCTTGGCGCGGGTGACCTCGACGCCGCAGCGCTCGCAGATGATGCCCTTGAAGCGGACCCGCTTGTACTTGCCGCAGTAGCACTCCCAGTCGCGGGTGGGACCGAAGATCTTCTCGCAGAAGAGCCCGTCCTTCTCCGGCTTGAGGGTGCGGTAGTTGATGGTCTCCGGCTTCTTGACCTCGCCGTGCGACCAGGCCCGGATGTCGTCCGCGGTGGCCAGGCCGATGCGCAGTTCGTCGAAGAAGTTGACGTCGAGCACGTGGTGTCCTTCGTTCGTTGTCGGTCGTCAGCGGTGTCGGAGCGGGGCCGGGACCCGGCGGTTCGCCGGGTCCCCGCCCACGTGCTCAGACCTCTTCGACGCTGCTCGGCTCCCGCCGGGACAGGTCGATCCCCAGCTCCTCCGCGGCGCGGAAGACGTCGTCGTCGGTGTCACGCATCTCGATGGACATGCCGTCGCTACTGAGCACCTCGACGTTCAGGCACAGGGACTGCATCTCCTTGACGAGCACCTTGAACGACTCAGGGATACCCGGCTCGGGGATGTTCTCGCCCTTGACGATGGCCTCGTAGACCTTGACGCGGCCCAGCACGTCGTCGGACTTGATCGTCAGCAGCTCCTGCAGCGCGTACGCGGCGCCGTACGCCTCCAGCGCCCACACCTCCATCTCGCCGAACCGCTGGCCGCCGAACTGGGCCTTACCGCCCAGCGGCTGCTGCGTGATCATCGAGTAGGGGCCGGTCGACCGGGCGTGGATCTTGTCGTCGACCAGGTGCAGCAGCTTGAGGATGTAGATGTAGCCGACCGACACCCGCCCGGGGAACGGCTCCCCCGTACGGCCGTCGAGCAGCTGCGCCTTGCCGTCGTTGCCGACGAGCTGGACGCCGTCGGTCGTGGGCAGGGTGGAGTCGAGCAGCAGGGACAGCTCGTCCTCGCGGGCGCCGTCGAACACCGGCGTCGCCACCCGGGTGCCGGGCGAGGCCTGCCGGGCGTCGACCGGCATCCGCGTGGCCCGCCCGTCGGCGGAGTCGACCTGCCAGCCGGATGCCGCGACCCACCCGAGGTGGGTCTCCAGCACCTGGCCGACGTTCATCCGGCCCGGCACGCCGAGCGGGTTGAGGACCACGTCGACCGGGGTGCCGTCCTCCAGGAACGGCATGTCCTCGACCGGCAGGATCTTGGCGATGACGCCCTTGTTGCCGTGGCGGCCGGCGAGCTTGTCGCCCTCGGTGATCTTCCGCTTCTGGGCGACGTAGACGCGGACCAGCCGGTTGACGCCCGGGGGCAGCTCGTCACCCTCGTCGCGGTCGAACACCCGGACGCCGATGACCTTGCCGGACTCGCCGTGCGGGACCTTCAGCGACGTGTCGCGCACCTCGCGCGCCTTCTCGCCGAAGATCGCGCGGAGCAGGCGCTCCTCGGGGGTGAGCTCGGTCTCGCCCTTGGGCGTGACCTTGCCGACCAGGACGTCCCCGGGGACCACGTCGGCGCCGATGCGGATGATGCCCCGCTCGTCGAGGTCGGCCAGGACCTCGTCGGCGACGTTGGGGATGTCGCGGGTGATCTCCTCCGGGCCCAGCTTGGTGTCGCGGGCGTCGACCTCGTGCTCCTCGATGTGGATCGAGGACAGGACGTCGTCCTGCACCAGGCGCTGGCTGAGGATGATCGCGTCCTCGTAGTTGTGGCCCTCCCAGGGCATGAACGCGACCAGCAGGTTCTTGCCCAGCGCCATCTCGCCGAGATCGGTGCACGGGCCGTCGGCGATGACCTGGCCGGCCTCGACCCGCTGGCCCTCGTCGACGATCGGGCGCTGGTTGTAGGAGGTGCCCTGGTTGGACCGGCGGAACTTCTGCACCCGGTAGGTGGTGCTGCCGCCCTCGTCGTCGAGCACCTGGACGTGGTCGGCGCTGACCTCGGTCACCACGCCGGCCTTCTCGGCCAGGATGACGTCGCCGGCGTCGACCGCCGCGCGGAACTCCATCCCGGTGCCGACCAGCGGGGCCTCCGAGCGCAGCAGCGGCACGGCCTGGCGCTGCATGTTCGAGCCCATCAGGGCCCGGTTGGCGTCGTCGTGCTCGAGGAACGGGATCATCGCCGTGGCGACCGACACCATCTGGCGGGGCGACACGTCCATGTAGTCGACCTCGGACGGCGGCACGTAGTCGACCTCGCCGCCCTTGCGCCGGACCAGCACCCGGTCCTCGGCGAAGTGGCCGTCCGCGGCCAGCGGGGCGTTGGCCTGCGCGATGACGTGCAGGTCCTCCTCGTCGGCGGTCAGGTAGTCGATCTGGTCGGTGACCCGGCCGTTGACGACCTTGCGGTACGGCGTCTCCACGAAGCCGAACGCGTTGACCCGGCCGTAGGTGGACAGCGAGCCGATCAGGCCGATGTTCGGGCCCTCGGGGGTCTCGATCGGGCACATCCGGCCGTAGTGGGACGGGTGCACGTCGCGGACCTCGAAGCCGGCCCGCTCCCGGGACAGGCCGCCCGGGCCGAGCGCGGACAGCCGCCGCTTGTGGGTCAGCCCGGCCAGCGGGTTGGTC contains:
- the rpoB gene encoding DNA-directed RNA polymerase subunit beta; the protein is MPPGLHRVSFAKIREPLEVPDLLALQTDSFDWLLGNARWQARVAAASDTGRNAVPTTSGLEEIFEEISPIEDFSGTMSLSFSAPEFYEPKYTVEQCREKDFTYSAPLFVTAEFMNNETGEIKSQTVFMGDFPLMTDKGTFIINGTERVVVSQLVRSPGVYFERSVDKTSDKDVYVAKIIPSRGAWLEFEVDKKDMVGVRVDRKRKQPVTVLLKALGITDEQIRERFGGYDSMVQTMEKDHIATQDEALLDIYRKLRPGEPPTVENARTLLDNYYFNPKRYDLAKVGRYKLDKKLGLDEPLSQSVLTLEDVLATIEYLVRLHAGETSMVGPRGEVVVETDDIDHFGNRRLRTVGELIQNQIRTGLSRMERVVRERMTTQDVEAITPQTLINIRPVVASIKEFFGTSQLSQFMDQTNPLAGLTHKRRLSALGPGGLSRERAGFEVRDVHPSHYGRMCPIETPEGPNIGLIGSLSTYGRVNAFGFVETPYRKVVNGRVTDQIDYLTADEEDLHVIAQANAPLAADGHFAEDRVLVRRKGGEVDYVPPSEVDYMDVSPRQMVSVATAMIPFLEHDDANRALMGSNMQRQAVPLLRSEAPLVGTGMEFRAAVDAGDVILAEKAGVVTEVSADHVQVLDDEGGSTTYRVQKFRRSNQGTSYNQRPIVDEGQRVEAGQVIADGPCTDLGEMALGKNLLVAFMPWEGHNYEDAIILSQRLVQDDVLSSIHIEEHEVDARDTKLGPEEITRDIPNVADEVLADLDERGIIRIGADVVPGDVLVGKVTPKGETELTPEERLLRAIFGEKAREVRDTSLKVPHGESGKVIGVRVFDRDEGDELPPGVNRLVRVYVAQKRKITEGDKLAGRHGNKGVIAKILPVEDMPFLEDGTPVDVVLNPLGVPGRMNVGQVLETHLGWVAASGWQVDSADGRATRMPVDARQASPGTRVATPVFDGAREDELSLLLDSTLPTTDGVQLVGNDGKAQLLDGRTGEPFPGRVSVGYIYILKLLHLVDDKIHARSTGPYSMITQQPLGGKAQFGGQRFGEMEVWALEAYGAAYALQELLTIKSDDVLGRVKVYEAIVKGENIPEPGIPESFKVLVKEMQSLCLNVEVLSSDGMSIEMRDTDDDVFRAAEELGIDLSRREPSSVEEV